In Piliocolobus tephrosceles isolate RC106 chromosome 6, ASM277652v3, whole genome shotgun sequence, the following are encoded in one genomic region:
- the SPESP1 gene encoding sperm equatorial segment protein 1: MKSLVFLVALLLWSSSVPAYPSITVSPDEEQNLNHYIQVLENLVLSVPPREPGREKKSNSPKHVYSVVSKGSKFKELITHGDTSTENDVLTNPISEETTTFPTGDFTPEIGKKKHTESTPFWSIKPNNVSIVLHAKEPYIEKEEPEPEPEPTARQTEAPRMLPVVTESSTSPYVTSYKSPVTTSDRSTGIEISTESEDVPQLSGETAIEKSEELTFGKHPESWNNDDILKKILDINSQVQQALLSDTSNPAYREDIEASKDHLKRSLALAAAAEHKLKTMYKSQLLSPGQRSSKIDDIETVINMLCNSRSKLYEYLDIKYVPPEMREEAATVFNTLKNMCRSRRVTTLLKVY; encoded by the exons ATGAAGTCCTTAGTCTTTCTAGTTGCGTTGTTGCTGTGGTCTTCGTCCGTGCCGGCTTATCCGA gcATAACTGTGTCACCTGATGAAGAACAAAACTTGAATCATTATATACAAGTTTTAGAGAACCTAGTACTAAGTGTTCCCCCTAGGGAGCCAGGTCGTGAGAAAAAATCTAACTCTCCAAAACATGTTTATTCTGTAGTATCGAAGGGGTCAAAATTTAAGGAGCTAATTACACATGGAGACACATCAACTGAGAATGATGTTTTAACCAATCCTATCAGTGAAGAAACTACAACTTTCCCTACAGGAGACTTCACACcggaaataggaaagaaaaaacacacgGAAAGTACCCCATTCTGGTCGATCAAACCAAACAATGTTTCTATTGTTTTACATGCAAAAGAACCTTATATTGAAAAGgaagagccagagccagagccgGAGCCAACTGCAAGACAAACTGAGGCACCAAGAATGTTGCCAGTTGTTACTGAATCATCTACAAGTCCATATGTCACCTCATACAAGTCACCTGTCACTACTTCAGATAGGAGCACTGGCATTGAGATCTCTACAGAATCAGAAGATGTTCCTCAGCTCTCAGGTGAAACTGCAATAGAAAAATCCGAAGAACTAACATTTGGAAAGCACCCAGAGAGTTGGAATAAtgatgacattttgaaaaaaattttagatattaattCACAAGTGCAACAGGCACTTCTTAGTGACACCAGCAACCCAGCGTATAGAGAAGATATTGAAGCCTCTAAAGATCACCTAAAACGAAGCCTTGCtctagcagcagcagcagaacataaattaaaaacaatgtataAGTCCCAGTTATTGTCACCAGGACAAAGAAGTAGTAAAATTGATGATATTGAAACTGTTATTAACATGCTGTGTAATTCTAGATCTAAACTCTATGAATATTTAGATATTAAATATGTTCCAccagagatgagagaagaagctgctacagtattcaatacattaaaaaatatgtgtagaTCAAGGAGAGTCACAACCttattaaaagtttattaa